The sequence TTGTAGCTCTCTTTGGTAGTAAAATAAGGTTCAAAGACTTTATTTATAATTGATTCACTAATCCCACCTGCATTATCAGAAATCATTATTTTTATGTGAGTTTGAACTTTTTTAGTCTTTATTAAAATCTCTGGGTTTTGAATATCTTTTTCTAAAAAAGCATCTTTAGAGTTTGTAAGAATATTTAATAAAACTTGTGAAAGTTCACTTTCAAATCCGTACATAATAACATCATCTAAAATTTGATATTCTATTTTTATACTATTACTTTTAAAACTGTCATCAATTAAGAAGATTGTTTTTTGTATTGCATCTTTAATTGAGAAAGGTTTTTTCTCCTTATTTGGTTCAAAGAAGTTTCTAAAGTCATCAATAGTTTTTGACATCTTATCTGTAAGTGCATTACTTAGTTGCATTTGTTTGTCTAAATACTCTTGATCTAGTTTTTCTAGGGAGTATCTAAGGTGAATATTTTGGATAATAGTACTTAAAGCACTTAATGGTTGTCTCCATTGGTGAGCAATCATGGAAATCATTTCTCCCATTTCTGCTAATTTACTTTGTTGTATTAAAAGTTGTTCTTGTTTTTTTCTATTATCAATCTCTTTTTTTATTTTAATATCTAGGGTATTATTTAAGTCTTCTAGTTCATGGGTTTTATCTTTTAGTTTTTTATTAGAAAGTTCCAATTCACTAGTTCTACTTTGTACTTTTTTTTCTAAGGTACTATTTAACATCTGTATTTCATCTTTTACTCTTGTTAATTTTCTAATATATTTTCTTTGTAAAAAATATGTATATAAAATTACAGAAAGAACAAAAACAAAAAATACTAATATTTTCCAAAAAAGTTGGTAATCAAAAACTTTTTCAAATTTTATTGATACCCAATGGTTCATAATCTTTTGTGTAGTTTCATCACTAATTGAACTAACAAGTTTCTCAAAAATGCTTAGAAGAACAGGGTCATCATTTCTAACTCCCACTGATAATTTCCATTCATCATCAAATTTACCTGAAATTTGTAAACTTCCATAAAACTCTTCTTGAAAAGCATAGGCAACATTTAGGTGGGTTGTAACTTGTCCAAAAAGTTCACCCCTTTCAACTTTTTTTAAACCATCTCTCAAATGTTTTTGGTCTATTACTTGTATATTTGGGTAGTTTTCTCTAATAATATCGTTATATGCAAAATCTTTTTGGATACCAATTTTTTTATTTTTTAAGGTTTTTAAATCACTGATAAAAGCAACAGTTCGTTTTGTAACTAAAACTAATGGAGTAGTAATATATGGTTTGGTAAAGTTCATATATTCTCTTCTTTTTGGAGTATCCATTACCAAAGCTAAAATATCACATTTTCTATTTTTAACATACTCTAAAGATTGGCTCCAATTTTTTGTTTCAACAAGTTTTAAAGGAACGCCAATTTTTTCTTGAAATCCTTTCATATAATCAGCAACAATACCAACATGTTTATGGTTTTCTATTTTTTCGTATGGCATCCAGTCGGGATCAACACACATATTAATGGCATTTTTATTTTCTAAATAGTTTTTCTCTTCCCGTGAAAATATCAATGGTAAATCAGCTAAATCTTTTAAAAACCATTTATCAAATAACTCTTTTCTCTCTTTTATAGTTATTTGATTTAGACCTTTTTCTATAATTGATTGAAGTTCTGTTTCACTTTTTTTTGTTAAATAATATAAATTTGTAGGCTCAAAAATAATTAAAGGCATAGCCTTTAAACCTATTAAAAGATTATCTTCTAAATATTTTTGAACAATAATTGGTGAAGAGATTAAAGCTTCAACATTTCCTTCTAATAGTAAGCTTACTGATTCTTCCATACTTTTTGTTTCAATCAGTTTTATATTAGGATATTTAGTTGAGATATGTGAAATATTTCCTGCATGATTTATAATTGCAACTTTTTTGTGTTTCAAATCATCAATTGAGTTTATATTATTTTGCTCTTTTTTTACAAATAGAACCCTTTTGATTTCCAAAATTTCTGAAGAATATACTCCAATATCATTTTCAACTTTTGAGTTATTTACTAAGGGAATTAAATCAATTTCACCATTTTCAAAGGCAAATTCAATATTACCTTGGTCAATATCGATGGTCCTATTTTTTATTTGAAACTTTTTTATAATAAGTGCTAAGATATCATTTGCAAAACCTGCTCTTTGATAGTCTTTTGTAAGATAACTTAAGGGATAAAGGTCAGTAATTCCAACTTTTAGAGTGTTGTTTTTAATCCAATCTTGCTCTTTTTTTGTGAGAATAGACTGATCTGCCCACAGGGTATTTAAAACTAATAATATAAAAACAACAAATCTCAAAAATTGACTCCAAAATCTTTTTATGATTATATCATACTATGTAAAATAATATTGAAAGATACCCCTTCATTTATATTTTTTGCGGCAATTTTTCCATTATGATTTTTTTCAATTATTATTTTTGACATATAAAGTCCAATTCCTGTACCATTTTTCTCTTTTTTAGTTGAAAAATATGGTTCAAAGATAACATCTAGATTATCTTTTTCAAAGGCTCCTCCATTGTCATAAATCTCAATTTCAATTCCATCATCTAAATCTTTTGTTGTTATTTCTAAAACAGCATTTTTTATTTTCTTTTCTA is a genomic window of Arcobacter arenosus containing:
- a CDS encoding transporter substrate-binding domain-containing protein, whose amino-acid sequence is MRFVVFILLVLNTLWADQSILTKKEQDWIKNNTLKVGITDLYPLSYLTKDYQRAGFANDILALIIKKFQIKNRTIDIDQGNIEFAFENGEIDLIPLVNNSKVENDIGVYSSEILEIKRVLFVKKEQNNINSIDDLKHKKVAIINHAGNISHISTKYPNIKLIETKSMEESVSLLLEGNVEALISSPIIVQKYLEDNLLIGLKAMPLIIFEPTNLYYLTKKSETELQSIIEKGLNQITIKERKELFDKWFLKDLADLPLIFSREEKNYLENKNAINMCVDPDWMPYEKIENHKHVGIVADYMKGFQEKIGVPLKLVETKNWSQSLEYVKNRKCDILALVMDTPKRREYMNFTKPYITTPLVLVTKRTVAFISDLKTLKNKKIGIQKDFAYNDIIRENYPNIQVIDQKHLRDGLKKVERGELFGQVTTHLNVAYAFQEEFYGSLQISGKFDDEWKLSVGVRNDDPVLLSIFEKLVSSISDETTQKIMNHWVSIKFEKVFDYQLFWKILVFFVFVLSVILYTYFLQRKYIRKLTRVKDEIQMLNSTLEKKVQSRTSELELSNKKLKDKTHELEDLNNTLDIKIKKEIDNRKKQEQLLIQQSKLAEMGEMISMIAHQWRQPLSALSTIIQNIHLRYSLEKLDQEYLDKQMQLSNALTDKMSKTIDDFRNFFEPNKEKKPFSIKDAIQKTIFLIDDSFKSNSIKIEYQILDDVIMYGFESELSQVLLNILTNSKDAFLEKDIQNPEILIKTKKVQTHIKIMISDNAGGISESIINKVFEPYFTTKESYNGTGLGLYMSKIIIEQNMKGQLSVKNIKNGVEFTIYIPLKIN